CTTCAAACCCACTCGCCACGCCCCCACGATACCTCGGTACCGCTCCTTTGAGAATGATGTTGGTTCGACGCGGAACCCCGCGGCGCGGACTCATTTCACGGTGGCAGCGGCGCAACAGCGAAATCCGATGGTCGTGCTCGCCTGATTGGCGTTTGCATCAACGTCGGCGCAAATCACAGCATGTGAGCGAGTCACCGACTCGACCACACGTGGGGTTTGCCAATTGCGAACATGAGGTGGCACAGCTAGCTTCGGGAAGAGGACCCTAGGCATGAATGTTCCCGACATCAGCAGCAAGCACTTCGACGACACCCACGACCTCGAGGACCGACCCGAACTGCTAAGAGTGCTTCGGGTTGCCGCTCGCGCACTTCAATCGGAAGACCAGAGCCTCCGGAGTGCCTTGGAGGCCCAGGAGGACATTGCTAGAAAAATTTCAAACGGTCACGGACTCACCTATTGGGTCTACGAGACGACACTTGTGTACACCATCTGGAAGGCGTGGCTTCGAGAGACCAAGGTGAGTTGGGAGGTTGCCAAACGCACGGGAGACAAGGATCCGATCAAGTGGTTCGATCTCAGGCTCGAGATTGGCGGCCAAGAGATTCTTGTCGAGGCCAAGTGGTGGAATTCGGCTGCCAATAAGGCGTTGAGCCAAGTGCTGAGCGACATCGACAAGCTGGAGGGTGCGCGGGAGACGAACGCTGCTCTCTTGCTCACATTTTGGTGGGGCGTTGAGCTCGGGCAGGATCTGGAAAAGGCAACCCGTGCGATAGGGGCACACGGGCCGAAATGGAGTCTGAAGTATTGTGCGGCGTTCCGCGCTGATTCGGAGTTTGCGCGTAAGCGAGGTCCGGGCTACTTCGCCGTCGTCGCTTGGATGCCCGACGAAGCGAGGGCACCTGGGTGAGGATTCGTGGCCGCGTGGTCGACACGCCGCCGCGGGCCTAAGCAGAATCCCACTCCAAAACCCCATCCCCCCACTGCCGCACCCACGCCTCCACCTCGCGACGATTGGCCGGCCCAAAACGGATCTCGACCTCACCGTCGCGGAAGCGACGGATCTTCTGGCGGCTGTGCCATCGGCGGCCGACGATGTAGGGCGCTTGCTCGGCGCAGACGCGCACGCGCACGGTCACGGCGTCGCCCTCGTCGGCGGGAAACATGCTGAACGGTAGGTCGATGGCGCTCTCCACGCGCACGCGATCGAGCCCGTCGGGAGGCCGCGTCGCATCCGCGCCTCGCAGCACGTCGATCGCCCGTCCTTTCCCGCGCGATTCGACGCGTTCGAGGAGATAGGTGCGCACGTCCCGAGGGCTCTGCGCTTCGGCGGGCACGCCGGCGAGGTAAACGTGGGCGAGATCGCGAATCACGACGCCCAGTGGCCAGACGACGCGAAGGCCCGGTTCCGCGCTCGGGCTTCGGTAGCGGAATCGCACCGCGATGCGCGGCCGCTCGTCCGCTGCGCGCAGCCAGGCCCGCAGCGTCCGAAGCTGGAGCTCCGAGTATTGGTACGCACCCCGTGCCGAAACCACGAGCTAGCACCCGAGGTGGACGTTTGCGAATGTCGAGCGACGTTCCCTCGATCGGAAACACGTCCATCACCTCTTCGGCCACGTCCAGGTAGTTGCGGACCGTCCGCTGGCTGCACTTCGCGTCCCGGGCGAGCTCCGCGTACGTGTACGCCTGGCCGGACTCCAAAGCCGCCCGCAGTCGACGCAGGATCCCCGCCGAAGCTGCTCTGCCCGTGGGCGACCTCTGCCTGCGCTTGCGCACCATTTGACCGTGCTCCCAGCTTACGGCGGGTGGAACCAAGATGGAACGAGCATTCCATCCTCACCGGGGCTGCGTCCTCGCCGTGCCACGCTGGCATCCATGAGATCGCATCACGATCGCGTGGAGGCGGCGGAGTTGCTCCGTCTGGTCGCCGGGCTTCCGCTGGGCAATGCACCTCGAGCAGGGGAGCGCTCACCGCCGGATCGCGTCCTGGACTCCGCATTCCTCTTGCGGCGAATGCAGCCGGCCCGTCCGGTCGAGCTGGCGCGTCTCGCGGCCGAGCTCGGCGTTCCTGCGGAGAGGCTTGCGGAAGGCCTGGTTGCGTCGGGCCACGCCGTTGCGGTGGACGCGGTTGGGCTCGGCGAGGTCGTCCCCAAGTGGCCCCGCGTCTTCATACACGCTGCCGCTCTGGGCACGAGCGACTCCGAGACCCGACTCACCGCAATGAGGCTCCAGGCGGAGCTGTCACTCTACGGCTGGGACCAGCTGCCCGCCTGCGACGTGACCACGAGCTACGTCCGACACCTGGTCGGTCCGCTGTTCAACGCCGATCCTGACCTTGCGGTGCGTCTGGTCGGGCCCCTGGTGCTGTCCCCTGATCTCCTGCGCGCCGCGCTGGAACGGCTTCAGGACCGGGTAGCAAGTACAGATCCGAGCCGCTTCTTGTGGATCATCTCGCATCTGTCGCTGTGTCGGTGTTTTCGCGTTCTCGCCTTCGAGCCGCCGGTGGACGCATTCGTTCGCGCCGTGGTTCGACGCGCCCTCGAACACACCGGAGATGCCGGCATGGCAGCGGCAGGCCTCGACTTGCTCGTCTGCGGAAACCCGTCGCCCCAGGCTGAAGATCTCGCCCTCGCCGCCGCGGTCGCGGCACGCATCCGCGCCGCCGCGCCGGGTTGGCGCGCGGGCGCCCTGCGCCCGGTGCTCATCGAGGCGGCGGCGCATGGTGCGCGCGGCTGTTTGGAGGCCGCCCTTCGGTTGACCGGGTGAGCGCCATGTCCGATCCAGCGAGAGACCCGACGGCGCTACTGGAGCTGTTCGCGTCGTACCGACAAACCATCCAAGGCCTGTTGCAAGCTACGCCCGCCGCCGTCGATCTAGCCGTAGCGGCCCCGAACCTACTCTGGCTCTTCGCGGCCTACGTGGAGCAGGGCGACGTTCCCGTGCGGGTGGCCTGTCGCGTGCTCGAGCGCAAGCGGCTACACGTCCTGCGCTGGTGCATCGGCTCGGGAGCGACTGGAACAACGCTGCGCTTGCTGCTCCGAGTCCGCGGGCTTCGGCGATCCGACGCGGAGCTGGAGCTACTCGACCGGGTCTTGCGTTCTCCGGACATCGTCCACTGGCTGCGCCATGCACCGGACGTGACGGTCGAGGACCTGGCGCGAGTGCTCGGCGCGCAATGGTGTCTTCCCTTTCCGTTCTTCCGGGCAGTGCTCCGCGAGGCGCGTGCTCGGCCCGCCGCGCTAGAGGCGGCGACAGCCTTTGCCCTGGACGTCGAGGTCCTTGGCGAAAAGGTCGGGCGCAACGACGCCACGGATCGGCTGGAGCGGTGCCGCTCCGTTGCTCATCTTCGGCGTCTGCGGGACCGCTGGGCTGCTGAGGCACTCCGGCGGGCTCGGTTGCCCGATTCCCGGGTCCTCGTCCGGCGCTATGGCACCACCCGCTTCGACCCCGCGCCCATTCCGGGAACTCGCGTTATCCACCCCATCGAAACCCTCGACGCCTTGGTCAAGGAAGGCCTCGAGATGAGCCACTGCGTTGGAGACATGGGTGCCTGCGCCTTCGCGGGGTGGACCTACTTCTATCGCGTCTTGGAACCCGAACGGGCGACGCTACAGCTCGTCGCGGAGCAGCGTCGCTTTGCGATCCACGAGCTCGCGGGTCCTGGCAGCGCCCCCGTCGGTCCGGAAACGTGGCTGGCAGTTCGTAGCTGGCTGGCGGCGGCGACGAGGAGGTGAGTATTCGGCCTTTTGAGAATGATGTCGGTC
This portion of the Polyangiaceae bacterium genome encodes:
- a CDS encoding WYL domain-containing protein — its product is MVSARGAYQYSELQLRTLRAWLRAADERPRIAVRFRYRSPSAEPGLRVVWPLGVVIRDLAHVYLAGVPAEAQSPRDVRTYLLERVESRGKGRAIDVLRGADATRPPDGLDRVRVESAIDLPFSMFPADEGDAVTVRVRVCAEQAPYIVGRRWHSRQKIRRFRDGEVEIRFGPANRREVEAWVRQWGDGVLEWDSA